In the Populus trichocarpa isolate Nisqually-1 chromosome 1, P.trichocarpa_v4.1, whole genome shotgun sequence genome, AACAAAGCTGGAAATAAACGAGTCAGGGCTGCCATATttgaaagaaatgagaaatgaCCACGTATTTCCAATCAAAGGCCAACCTATATCACCTGGAGGGAGAGCATACTGCTCACAGAGAACCACTGATTTGCTCTCTTCAGCAACCACCATGTTGCAACAAACACACTTATTAATGCCGTGAAAATCATCCACCAAAAGTCCGACTCCATTTTCATCATTCCTACAAAAGAAGCATGCAATTTACTTATCTGCTTTGGTTGTCCTAGAAAAGTTCTCTCTCTATATgaacataacataaaaaaacttagaaggatgaaataaataaaaaaactcctaaaggaataattattaaaggacaaaaaaaaaaaaaaaaaccgagactTAGCTGCATTATGGAGGTACATAGTGCAATTCATAATTCCTTTTGAACTCGCTGATCATTTatctttcctatttttttaaaagaccagaattaattttgttaattaattgtaccattttttttatcccaaaaccCCTATATAAATATGGGTTGGGGGCTGTTCAATACACAGAAAAAGCAAGCTCCTCTACCTCTTCTGCCTTCCTTCTCTCACTCTTTCTCCAgcacttttttttatagcttaaGGTTCTTGTGTTGCCAAGAGAACTCGAGACCATTGTCTCAATTTATAGACATTTATTGGTTATGCAACCTTTTTAGAAAGTGTTATTGTAATCTAGAAAGACTATCTGAAAGACTACTTGCATAAGAACCGTTTACACCACCAAGTTACAAGCAATTTAgctttcaaaaggttttttatgtactcttttttttttaatcgaaaatTCTTCAACAAATAAGTACAAATTTACATAAGAACCGTTTATACCAAGTTACAAGCAATTTAGCTTTTAGaaggttttttatttacttttttttaatcgaaaTTCTTCAACAAATAAGTACAAATTTACATAAGAACTGCTTGTACCAAGTTACAAGCAATTTAGCTTTTTAGAacgttttttatttactttttttttaatcggaaATTCTTCAACAAATAAGTACAAATTTTGTTCCTTctagtttaataattttctataatgTATTAAGAGGATGAACTAACAGAGCTCGGAGAAAGAAGAGATGCCTATTATCTGAAGAGGCTAAACCAACAATATCAACTATCAGCTGGCATCTCCAATACCAGGCTATGAAACAAATAAATGCATTGGTTATCAGGCTAGTTCGCCGAGGGCTAAAGCCAAAAACTCACGTATTCATTGGACAAAGAAACGAAGAAGAGTTGAAGCATTTCTGAACAGGGTTAACTGAACTTTGTACACTGCTCACAACACGCCCCATGTCAGAATCACGAGGACAATGAAGCTATGAGCAAGAAATGGCTTCCAAACTTGAAATAGTCAAGTGCAATACTCTGTTATCAGCTGGTTTAAGAACATTGGACCTTTATAGTGATTTGATTTCCTAGTTTGGAGTAATTCTCTGTAATGTGAGCTTTATAGTAGTGCAAGGCAATGTTGGGATTGAGCTAGCAAAGTGACCTGGAAAACATTATAGCAGCAAATCTGATTAAAAACTGTAGCTCAGCTCGATCACGGTGGAAATGTTATTCAATCAATATATAGCTGTATTTAGGGGTTTCTTCTATGGAAGATTCAAATCATAAAAGCTAGTGGAAATCGTATATGGTAATGGAGATTGCTCCAACCAGGAACCATATCATTGATTTCCATCTGAACCCAAACGGATAATACTGACTAAAGGAATATATTGTAGAGTTACAATACCTAATCCCACACGTTTATACGAGGTCATCAACGTTTGTATTATCAGCACCACTGATGTAAAAATGAAAGCCCAcctcaaaaaaaagaaagaaatagggtaaaaagtaaaatgaaattgagCAGAAGTAGAAGATGTCGATGTGCTGGAATTTAAAACTGGCAGTTGAGATTTCCACAATGGTTGCGAAAAGAAAAGTAGTCTTCCTGCACGGATGCTGGGCCTGATATTTGGGTTGAATCTATAGCTAACAACTTGACAGTGTAAATTGAACTACACAAACATATAGCACCCAAGAAAACTGCAATGATTCAAGGAGCACCTGAAAAGCATCAATGTGGCAAACAAACAAATACGAAGTTAATGACACACCCCATCCCTTCCCTCAGCTCTGCTCTGCAAGAGAAACTGCCTCATGAAATTTGTTTACTTCCTTGCTGACctcttgtaaaatttgtttacttacaaagaatgagagaaaaaactcaacaaatccagtttcatcaaaataatgagCAAGCATAACGTGAATATTTCTGCTAAATGCTAATTTTCAAATCCAtgttaagaaaaagaatttgcCAGAACTCAACTGCTAAATtaagaagaaagaaggaaattCCAGAAACGGAACAAAAACATGCAGGATCATACAGCTCCTAGGAAATCCATGCTGCGGCTGCGCAATATAAACCACTAGAAGCAACACACTGTTACCGAAAcacatctgtttttttttttttttttatagaaaaacttCTTTTACAGTAATAAGTACTGTAATCTGTACATAAAACTTCTGTATTTTCTTGTTTGTATTGATATCAACAGAAGCAGACAGCACAACCAGTCATTGGTTTAAACCCATAACACAACAGTTAAGAGTTCTGCGAGAAATTAAACCAGGAGAATATGCTACAACAACTTTTCAGGGAAAGACTGGTTCTTGCTAACCCTCGTGGTTCTCTGATGCCACTGGTGATGTTGCAGTATCAGGTGATTGAATGTCTGAAATGGAAATTAGTTCTGATCTATACTTTTCAGCTCCATCACCATTTATGACTGGAAGCTTTTCCTCGTCATTGACACTCTGAGGCACACCTTCTGAATTTTGAACCTTATCTGGTAGGCAATAAGATATACCAATAAGCGACTCCCGTGCAAGTTCCTGAGAAATCTCCTCACAAGCTGCTTTGTTATCCATAAAATGTCTGACTTTTTCCTGAAAAACAACCAGGAGTTCAATCTGAAATTTTGAGCACAGGACAGATATACTCAAACAATAGGAAAagaaacacacataaaaaaaaggctctttttttttcctcctctaGTGTCACGCTGGTCAGCAGAAAAACTCAAACCAGGCTTACCCAGTGGCTACCAGCAAGGCAAGCAGATGTGCtgtacaaaaacataaaacaatgatTTGACTAAAAGCTTGTTAAAATCCTGCTAATGGAGTACTTCAAACTATCCTCATTTCTATtcctcataatttatttccttttgttttcactCTCCCAACACAACACCCGAATAATTCAGCAAATAGTTACCTCATCCAAACTACTGATACACACTTTTTCAGTCTCTTCCTCATCCGAATAATTTTACAGTCTCTTCCTCATCCATTTTTCTTCGCTGTTTCAGCTTCTCCTTATTTCATTCCCCCCAAAAAAACCAGGGATAGATTCCACTACAATTAGCCAAGCCAATCACTTTTTTTACATTCTTCTCCCAACCAAgtagatatatttatttatttatttatttactttcttgtCGTCAATATCAAGTTGAATCCaatcaaaatcaactcaaactcaaaacttaacttgcttgaatttttttttccaattacatCAATGGAACCcattattaatcaattaaatgtattcccagaaaaataaaaaataattagaaatgtGTTGCAAGATCCCAAATACAAAGGTGAAATTATGATCAATCCTAAATAGTAATTTCAATTTCACGAACCCTAACTTTCGATGGGTAAACAACTCAAAGGTCGATTATTAAATCATTGTGACCGTAATGAAATATTaggtttctttcttgatttctgAGGTGAAAAAGGGCAAGAGaaaaagtgaaattgaaaattatctgTTTATTTCtcgagaaaaaaacagaagttgTTAAGATCCGACAAGCAAGATCATGAagacaaaagaaataaagacaGGTAAATCCTTGAttgatcaaaagaaaataaaagaaaataaaagaaaaaaaagaaaatcgaaATATTATCGtacctttttttcctctttaatagATCTAACGACTGATGTGTCTCCGTTTGTACTGCGCCTCTTTGATGCCAAATTGTCAATCCTTTTTAACTCTCCATTTTGGCTAACTTTACAAAAATACCCCGcccatgcttttttatttatttaaatagggTTGGATAATGtggtaatagtttttaaaagtttttttttaaaatatattaaaataatattttatttaattttttaaaatttacttttaattttagtatattaaaataatttaaaaatataaaaaattaattttaaatatatatattttttaaattgtagttataactgatttttttttttaactacaaagACCAAAAGATTATCGACTATCATTAGGAAGCTTCGGGAATGGCGTGAGGGTATGTGTACGTGGCATTAGCGAGGGCTccccttattttttctattttttatattcaaactttgaaagttgaaagagagagaaattattaaattattctaatttaaatgcacaaaatcaatatatatatatatatatgatcacatGTTTTGCCGCAATACGATCCAATTTCTattgtaaattgaaaaataatgttaaagtGTTACcaaaatgttctttttttaaatatttgtaacccgagttaaatattttaatgctaaagaacacaaaaataacTCCCCGGTAAAAACCTTTTTCAGAATATATTCTGATTTGATGGCAGCTAAGTTTTCTAGGTAACAAAGCCAGAACAAGTGATCATGGAGTTCAAGAAAGAATGGCAACTGTATTTTTAGACAAGCCATGAGAATGTCAGAAAACGCAGGCAAGAAGAACACATCTGCTGAATATCAAGTGTCAGAAGCTGCAAAAACTCACAGCTTCAAGATTACAAAATTTTCACCCCTATCTGTTTACAAGTGGTGCAACCGCTGCAAGGAGGAAGAAGCTAGGGATCAGGCCTATCCCTAGCCTCAGATTGAAGATATCATCACTGGCGTACTGCCCCTCCAATGATGAACCCATCATTATCAGaacatttttttccccttcttacTTTCAGGGCCTGCAAATGTGACCCTCCGTTCAGCAAGGTTTATATCATAGAAAAGGAATTGaatatgattttgttgatttatagAAATGATGCATGTAGAGATTTTGtcatcaatggtttttttttttattaaaaaaactagttaaaccggaaaaaaattgGGGACATAGCACATTTTGTTGGTTGTGCTACTGAAAGTAGAAGCACAATTCAATTGAACACGCTTCTCCCAAGagcacaattaattaaaattttgaaaaaaaataaaaaataaaaaagaaatctcaaAGGTTGTGCTACCAAGAACAACATAACCTTTGAGATTTTAATGCAAGAGGTTCTCATCAATTAAATACAGGTCTATTGTATATGTAGCCTAGCatgtatatttttgaattagatgttaaaaatttatttaaataatatagttAATAGGTATATttgagatcaaattaaaaatgaggTCTActcatttttaaagttaaaatttcaTTGGAATTTAATCtccaacatatattttttaacatagaatATTAATAcgatttaaacaaattatgagtGCATAAgaaattgatcttaaaaaatcttttattagtATGTTTTAGTGAAatccaaaatcttttaaaagaattttatcccatatagaaaaaaataaaactttattattttttataaagagaaaaattaaaaaattaaaattaggcTCAAAGGGTACCAGGTTTTTAGAGATGAGAgattctaaataaaatgaattttgagcTTTAACTCACACGCACATGAGCATTGGGCTCGAGCTTGGGCTAGAGTTtgaatttattgtaaaataatattttgagctacaaaaattattttttgccaaCTGTTTGAACTTGGGTCTAATCCATGAAGAATTATTTCTTCTAGCCCATGATTTGTCCAATCCAACCCATAAAGTTTAACAGTTTTTTCCAGAAGCATTTCaacaaatctaaatatttttttccgcTCAAGAAATTCATGTTTAATTCTTGTTTTATAATGGCTAATCAAAGATTAAATGGTGAGAAttaattctaatttaattttttaaccttttagctttcaaaattcactatataAAGGGGAAAGTGAATGaagagttaaaaataatatttttttccagaattttaTACACTATTTCTCACctcatattttagtgttttcttctattttttgctttggtttttCCTCATAAATTTAGAGTTTATGTTTATCTTGTTAAGAGACATTTAAATTGCATAATCTTTGattcaaaaatcttatttagaaGTGCATCTAAATCAAGATGGTCTTGTTAGAATCTTGAAAGACATTGCAAATATACTAGTTGCATAAATAAGGggcaataaaattttaaggaaaaaaatcattattaataacaataaaattctcattactttaaagtgcttcaacaaataaatattattatttgttataatttaaacataaatatttttattattagtatacaTGCTAAAGctttgaattaatataaattgtaaGTTGAAATATATACTTATGTATGCtagcattttattattttatttgtgttttaatcGATGAATATTGCTTTACCCTACTCAAAATCCAACTCATAtccaattcaaaatttatttgtccttgaaatttttaaaaattgcatttataccattatttatatatgattgtttttatttctccCTCACTCAACCGTCTGCCACTGCCCTCGTCTCTGTTGTCCCTCTCCTCTGCTGGTTTCTCTTCTACAGGTAAAATTAACTATTTTCCATGTTCGGCCTTTTGGTTTTTGCATGATTGACATTTTCATCTGGTTCCTtagtagatatattttttaaaacagtaaCAGTGCTTAGATTAACTCTAGATGGTCAGTCTTACAGAAAATCTTTAAGTAGAATAACAACATAAGACATTAAATTTTACTATTGTCAGGTTCAGTGCATCTAAAATCTGGCAGGTTCTGTTTTGTTCCACACGTATTTTTAGTGTACTGTTCTGAGTCCTTTCAAGTGGATCAGCTTCTTCGAGGCAAAGTTTCATCAATTGGTAAGTTAGAATCAAGCTAGCTACCTATGATCTCCATGCATGTATATCGATCTGCTTATATATATTACTGAGTTGATCTGCTTTTTGCCCCCCATTTGGTTTGGTTACATGTGCATCAGAATGCAACATCTGTGACTTACGCAAGTTATGTTCTGTCTTCTCTAGCCTACATCTTGCCATCAATGTTTGATCGCAATTGACAGGACAGAAAATTTGTATTCTAGACCAAAGCACGAGGCACATATTTGTGATAATATTGATCATAAAGCCACCACAGATAATTGCTGTTTGAAGTGCAATGTCTGTGTTTTGAGAATAACTGAGCttcattttatgtaaaaaactgATATACATAGCAATCCTTCTGATCTAAACTATGACATTTATTGATGTGTTGCAAGAACAGGCATGCAGTAGAGATGAACTTAATTACGTTTTCTGTACTCTTTGGTTGGCAGGATTATCACTGATCATGTTTTTCTTCCTATGCATCTTAAGCATTCCTGTCTAGTTCGGGATTAAGATTTTGCGAAGAAGAATCTAAAtgctcatttttttcttaaatctccCAGTGATTGGGGGGGGGGGATATCTAATTCCTTGAGTTTGATAGttaatgacatgttttttttttttctctggatTTAAATTATGAGACTACAGGAAATTTTGTCAAATCTTTTTAAATGCCCTATATTAATGTGAAAGGTGTTTCTTTGCAgatcatttacaaaaaaaataaacttgatcgACATGTAATAAAAGAACGTAGTCTTGAGCGGGCTGGTTAAGGGTCATTATTTTGAGCTAAAGTTTCTTAGCTACACCCACGCTTTAGGTGAGACATGGGCATAGCACATATAGCCCTAGCATAATTGGACTGGCCTTAGCGTTCTGCAAAGAGCTGGATCTTGTTATAGAGTTATTTACTTATCCTTGGCCCTTTTGAGGCTTcatctattttgttttgattgatttagaAAATCTCAAACTTGAGATCCTTCGGGAAGGTGAAGGTACACTATCAACTCAGCCAAGTAATTagcagagagagagggggggagagaGCCTCAGCCAAGTCATTAGTGTGTCTTTGGTCCCTTTTCTGCAAGTGTACTTTGCTTTCTAAAAGCCTATAAACTAGAGGGTTTAATTTTCCATccacaaaagaacaaaaagaatagAGATATTTTCTTAATAGAATTCTGGAGTCCAGCTAGTTATGGcaccttttgatttattttctccCACAGAGAAAAGAGAGGATCGAGAAGAGACGTTCACCTGAATCCAGCCGTGGCATTCTCCAatcaaaagggaaaaacaaaaaatgacatTAAAACTATCAGAAACAcgtcactttttcttttttcttttttgcagtAGATGAAAAGTGCCTCTTATCacctctgttttcttttttataagcCTGTTTGTCGGTTATATACTTCAAATGTTGTCTTCGTCACAGCAAATTAAGTTCTGTTTTTATGCAGGCTgcatggatttttatttattacaagTTCAGAGTCGCCTAATGTTGGTGCTGAAGATCTTCATCAGCTCAGCAACGGCAAAACTGAATAGCAACGTATGCAGAACAGAAGAGGGTCCAATCCATGAAGAAAATGCGTTCAAACCTTAATTAGCCCATTGATCCTCTCCTTTTGCGTGTTTTGtgcacttcttttttttatatatatactaacaTGACTTCTCACCATCACGAGGTACACAAAACTGTGCTATGACAAGCTCATGCCATAGCCGCTCACCAAACATCTTATTTTATGTGACAGGGTGACTGCTATAAAGATAACTCAATTGTCCACAATAAAAATGATCATATTCCGCACGATTTCATAAATACTTGATAGTGAGGCCGCCCATAAAAATCCATGAATCACCAAGTACAAAAGGGCTCTAAGCTCATCAACTTTTCTACCAACACACAGAAAATGGAAGTTCACATTCTTTCCTCATATCATTTCTTGCATCTTCCTTGCAAATACACTAACCTAACAAGTTTGTGACGGCCAAGTTcaataattgctattttttttataatcattgtttataattaatttttttaatttaatccttaaatatttgaatggttgagaattgaattttacaatattttaaaataaaatatttctagtTTAACTATTCGAGTTaccttttgaaaagttaattacGTTCCGGTGGAAGACTATAAGATAATGTTTctcataaataaagaaatttgtGGATAAATTGTTTGTCAAAGATATGCATGGATACAAAATTAATATGGATATgtaaaaacaaactcaaatacCTACACATG is a window encoding:
- the LOC18094194 gene encoding uncharacterized protein LOC18094194 isoform X1, which translates into the protein MFLYSTSACLAGSHWEKVRHFMDNKAACEEISQELARESLIGISYCLPDKVQNSEGVPQSVNDEEKLPVINGDGAEKYRSELISISDIQSPDTATSPVASENHEG
- the LOC18094194 gene encoding uncharacterized protein LOC18094194 isoform X2 produces the protein MDNKAACEEISQELARESLIGISYCLPDKVQNSEGVPQSVNDEEKLPVINGDGAEKYRSELISISDIQSPDTATSPVASENHEG